The following coding sequences lie in one Cyanobacterium sp. Dongsha4 genomic window:
- a CDS encoding response regulator transcription factor, with the protein MKILIVEDDFRIANNLAQFLRSNNHVVEIAYDGETGYDLAEIGNYDLIILDLSLPKMDGITVCQKLRKNQCQSLILMLTARDTNLDQVTGLDAGADDYIIKPFDLQLLLARIRALLRRNNNHLNTLFTWGDLVLDPNKYEVKYQNNLVNLSPKEYQLLELLFRNCDRTLTKEIIIDQLWSMEEIPQEETVKAHIKGIRKKLKLAGLKTNIIENIYGVGYRLNSYDCP; encoded by the coding sequence ATGAAAATATTAATAGTAGAAGATGATTTTAGAATAGCTAATAATTTAGCACAATTTTTGAGAAGTAATAATCATGTTGTAGAAATAGCTTATGATGGAGAAACGGGTTATGATTTGGCAGAAATAGGAAATTATGATTTGATTATTCTTGATTTAAGCCTACCTAAAATGGATGGAATTACTGTTTGTCAAAAACTAAGAAAAAATCAATGTCAATCATTAATTCTTATGTTAACGGCAAGGGATACTAATTTAGATCAAGTGACGGGATTAGATGCAGGAGCAGACGATTATATTATCAAGCCTTTTGACCTACAATTATTATTAGCAAGAATAAGAGCTTTATTAAGAAGAAATAATAATCATTTAAACACTCTTTTTACTTGGGGTGATTTGGTTTTAGATCCTAATAAATATGAAGTAAAATATCAAAATAATCTAGTTAATTTAAGTCCAAAAGAATATCAATTATTAGAACTACTCTTCAGAAACTGCGATCGCACCTTAACTAAAGAAATAATTATAGATCAACTATGGTCAATGGAAGAAATACCTCAAGAAGAAACAGTCAAAGCCCATATTAAAGGGATTAGAAAAAAACTTAAATTAGCAGGATTAAAAACAAATATAATTGAAAATATTTACGGCGTTGGTTATCGTTTAAACTCCTATGATTGCCCATAA
- a CDS encoding HAMP domain-containing sensor histidine kinase codes for MLSYLAVMIAILASTSVIIHQIISRNLYRQFENNALKGAKKAGLILDFIKHEHEEYFNSEDLNLTLQDLIHQSEDNTNFTQKNINIYKKNPYFFANEDIAIQWLNEKKQVLVREGDLKLNIKEFADDKITKYYDEKNHLFSLILPIRNNQNNQIIGYIKVIESTSLLNNNLFWLKISLILGGGFALILTTGGAFFLTKQSLQPIVASFQELKQFTADASHELRTPLTVIKTSAELVLNNQGKISEDNLHKIQTIVSATEEMRILVNDLLLLARMDKETTEKEKLFIKLPLDEICEDLLDLLYIEAESRQISLKSYITPNIWVMGNASHLQRLLTNILTNALQYTPQGGKVTFSLKQELNWIIITIQDTGIGINPQELNNIFQRFWRGEEGRIKRKEGSGLGLAIAEKIAIHHGGKITVESILSQGSTFKIYLPSID; via the coding sequence ATGTTATCTTATCTAGCGGTAATGATAGCCATTTTAGCTTCCACAAGTGTAATTATTCATCAAATTATTTCTCGTAATTTATATAGACAATTTGAAAATAATGCTTTAAAAGGTGCAAAAAAAGCAGGTTTAATCCTAGATTTCATAAAACATGAACATGAAGAATATTTTAATTCAGAGGATTTAAACTTAACTTTACAAGACCTAATTCATCAAAGTGAAGACAATACAAATTTTACGCAAAAAAATATCAACATATATAAAAAAAATCCTTATTTCTTTGCCAATGAAGATATTGCAATACAATGGTTAAATGAAAAAAAACAAGTATTAGTTAGAGAAGGAGATTTAAAATTAAATATTAAGGAATTTGCCGACGATAAAATAACTAAATATTATGATGAAAAAAATCATTTATTTTCCTTAATCTTACCCATTAGAAATAACCAAAATAATCAAATTATCGGCTATATAAAAGTTATAGAATCAACAAGTTTACTTAATAATAATCTATTCTGGTTAAAAATAAGTTTAATTTTGGGAGGAGGATTTGCCCTTATTTTGACAACGGGAGGTGCATTTTTCCTAACAAAACAATCATTACAACCTATTGTTGCTAGTTTCCAAGAATTAAAACAATTTACTGCCGATGCTTCTCACGAATTGCGCACCCCATTAACAGTAATAAAAACATCTGCCGAATTAGTTTTAAATAACCAAGGGAAAATCAGTGAAGATAATTTGCATAAAATTCAAACCATAGTTTCAGCAACCGAAGAAATGAGAATTTTGGTAAATGACTTACTATTACTCGCCCGAATGGATAAAGAAACGACAGAAAAAGAAAAACTCTTTATTAAACTACCCCTTGATGAAATTTGCGAGGATTTATTAGACTTGCTATATATAGAAGCCGAGTCACGACAAATAAGTTTGAAATCTTACATAACTCCTAATATTTGGGTTATGGGTAACGCCTCGCATTTACAAAGACTTTTAACCAATATTCTCACAAATGCTTTGCAATATACTCCCCAAGGAGGAAAAGTAACTTTTAGTCTCAAACAAGAATTAAATTGGATAATTATAACCATACAAGATACGGGTATTGGAATAAATCCACAAGAGCTAAACAATATTTTTCAAAGATTTTGGCGAGGAGAAGAGGGAAGAATAAAGAGGAAAGAAGGCAGTGGATTAGGATTAGCCATTGCGGAAAAGATAGCCATTCACCACGGGGGGAAAATAACTGTAGAAAGCATTTTATCTCAAGGTAGTACGTTTAAAATCTATCTTCCCAGTATTGATTAA
- a CDS encoding peptide ABC transporter substrate-binding protein yields MKKLKRLSSYLTICLGSLALIACNSNSQSSNINNLKQAKLLYWQAPTILNPHLSTGFKDSEASRLTLEPLASFDKEGKLIPILAQEIPTLDNGGIAEDGKSVVWKLKKDVKWSDSQPFTAKDVVFTYEFITNPQVGSVNAGDYAIVDKVEALDDYTVKVSFKEITPAWYSVFVGGAGLILPQHLYAQYNGANVREAPYNLMPVGTGAYKVVQFKPGDSVIYQPNSYYRQPEKLSFEQIEIKGGGDATSAARAVLQTGEADFAHNLQVEANILESLQKSGKGQLVANFGSLSERIIFNFTDPNRSTNEGEKSSLQYPHPFFSDIRVRQALAMAVDKETIANQLYGVTGKATNNYIVAPEEYVSSANSMKYNPEKAAQLLDEAGWKDTNGDGIRDKNGVEMKIVFQTSVNPLRQKTQAIVKQNWQSLGVGVELKSVDASVLFSSDPSNSDTLEKFSADVQMFTTGNLSPDPIAYLKNHTCDNIPQKSNNWSGDNYSRYCNPEYDQLWQKATKELNPEKRAEIFKQMNDLLVEEAAVIPLIHRADVVGVSNNLFGVNLTPWDFKTWNIADWEKKAEGK; encoded by the coding sequence ATGAAGAAATTGAAAAGACTTTCTAGTTATCTTACTATTTGTCTGGGCAGTTTAGCCCTCATTGCTTGTAATTCCAATTCTCAGTCTTCCAATATCAATAATTTAAAACAAGCAAAATTACTTTATTGGCAAGCCCCGACAATTCTAAATCCTCATCTCTCCACAGGATTTAAAGATTCAGAGGCTAGTCGTCTTACCCTTGAACCTTTAGCATCTTTTGACAAAGAAGGCAAACTTATACCCATACTAGCTCAAGAAATACCAACTCTGGACAATGGAGGTATTGCCGAAGATGGAAAATCTGTAGTCTGGAAATTAAAAAAAGATGTAAAATGGTCTGATAGTCAACCTTTCACTGCTAAAGATGTAGTTTTTACTTACGAATTCATTACTAATCCTCAAGTGGGCAGTGTTAATGCTGGAGATTATGCCATCGTTGATAAAGTAGAGGCATTAGATGACTACACCGTCAAAGTTTCATTTAAAGAAATTACCCCCGCCTGGTATTCAGTATTTGTGGGAGGTGCAGGTTTAATTTTACCTCAACATTTATATGCCCAATACAATGGTGCAAATGTGCGGGAAGCACCTTATAACCTTATGCCCGTAGGAACGGGGGCTTATAAGGTAGTACAATTTAAACCGGGGGATTCTGTTATTTATCAACCCAACTCCTACTACCGCCAACCAGAAAAATTGAGTTTTGAACAAATTGAAATTAAGGGCGGAGGAGATGCCACGTCTGCCGCTAGGGCTGTGTTACAAACAGGAGAGGCTGATTTTGCTCATAATTTACAGGTTGAGGCAAATATCCTCGAAAGTCTCCAAAAGAGTGGAAAAGGTCAATTAGTGGCTAATTTTGGGTCTTTGAGTGAAAGAATTATCTTTAATTTTACCGATCCAAATCGTAGTACAAATGAAGGAGAAAAATCCAGTTTACAATATCCCCATCCTTTCTTTTCTGACATAAGAGTTAGACAAGCCTTAGCAATGGCAGTGGATAAAGAAACTATTGCTAACCAGTTGTATGGTGTGACGGGAAAAGCAACGAATAATTATATTGTTGCACCAGAAGAATATGTATCTTCAGCAAATTCGATGAAGTATAATCCTGAAAAAGCGGCTCAACTGTTAGATGAAGCAGGATGGAAAGACACCAATGGAGATGGCATCAGAGATAAAAATGGCGTAGAAATGAAGATTGTTTTTCAAACCTCTGTTAATCCTTTACGGCAAAAAACTCAAGCTATTGTTAAACAAAACTGGCAATCTTTAGGGGTGGGAGTGGAATTAAAAAGTGTTGATGCTAGTGTACTATTTTCCAGTGATCCTAGTAATAGTGATACGCTGGAAAAATTTTCTGCCGATGTTCAAATGTTTACAACAGGCAACTTAAGCCCTGATCCGATCGCTTATTTAAAAAATCATACTTGTGATAATATTCCTCAAAAAAGCAATAATTGGTCTGGAGATAATTACTCTCGCTATTGTAATCCTGAATATGATCAACTTTGGCAGAAGGCAACAAAAGAATTGAATCCAGAGAAAAGGGCGGAAATATTCAAACAAATGAATGATTTATTGGTAGAAGAAGCGGCGGTAATTCCCCTCATTCATCGTGCGGATGTGGTGGGAGTTAGTAATAATTTATTTGGAGTAAATTTAACTCCTTGGGATTTTAAAACATGGAATATTGCAGATTGGGAAAAAAAAGCGGAGGGCAAATAG
- a CDS encoding elongation factor G: protein MNDRVETPARNVAIVGPYSSGKTTLLESLLFVSGAINRKGRVEDGNTMGDNSIEAKNRQMSVEVSSAYTEYENINFTFLDCPGSVEFMQETYNALVGAGTAVIVCEPSVSKVLTLAPLFKFLDDWQIPHLVYINKMDRSQDDFMDVLNAIKDVSSRPLVPQQYPVKQDHDIIGYIDLITEQAYHYHQGAEADIVAFPEDLREFEAHARQEMLETLADFDDYLLAELIDDIEPSKEEILKDLKEDLSADLIVPVFFGIAKEDYGVRPLLDCLIKEAPDPSITAERRGLETVTHSPVIAQVLKTYYSTQGGRLSLVRVWQGKITDGMTLNGVRVGGIYRLMGGQQKSQNIAEVGEIVALARLEGIKTGDTLTDSDKEIKPLPKANLIPPVYAQAVTAEHRRDEVKISGAIAKILEEDPSLKWEQDENTHEVILWGQGAIHLQVTLERLSNKYNLSMVAQNPKIPYKETIRKSTQIHGRYKHQSGGHGAFGDVYLDIKPLARGEGFQFHETIVGGVVPKQYIPGVETGVREYLQQGPLGYPVVDVDVTLTDGSYHSVDSSEQAFKQAARIAMTEGIVQCDPILLEPVLLVDIFTPNEFTSKVLQLVSAHRGQILGYDGVGDWKNWDQVNAYLPQGEMQDFIIELRSLSLGVGFFNWQYDHLEIVPDKVSHQVLAA, encoded by the coding sequence ATGAATGATAGGGTAGAAACTCCTGCCAGAAATGTGGCAATTGTCGGTCCTTATTCTAGTGGAAAAACCACTTTGTTAGAAAGTTTATTATTCGTTTCAGGGGCAATTAATCGAAAAGGACGTGTCGAAGATGGTAATACCATGGGAGATAATTCCATCGAAGCAAAAAACAGGCAAATGAGCGTGGAAGTCAGCTCAGCTTATACAGAATACGAAAATATAAATTTTACCTTTCTCGATTGTCCGGGTTCAGTGGAATTTATGCAGGAAACTTACAATGCTTTAGTGGGAGCAGGTACGGCAGTAATTGTCTGTGAACCTTCTGTTAGTAAGGTTTTGACTCTTGCACCTTTGTTTAAATTCCTTGATGATTGGCAAATTCCCCATCTAGTTTATATCAATAAGATGGATCGATCGCAAGATGATTTTATGGATGTTTTAAATGCCATTAAAGATGTATCTAGTCGTCCTCTTGTACCGCAACAGTATCCCGTTAAACAGGATCATGATATTATCGGCTATATTGATTTAATTACAGAACAAGCATACCATTACCATCAGGGAGCAGAAGCGGATATAGTGGCTTTTCCTGAAGATTTAAGGGAATTTGAAGCACACGCCAGACAGGAAATGTTAGAAACTCTCGCTGATTTTGATGATTATTTATTAGCGGAGTTGATTGACGATATTGAACCTTCTAAAGAAGAAATTTTAAAGGATTTAAAAGAGGATTTAAGTGCAGATTTGATTGTGCCCGTTTTCTTTGGTATAGCAAAAGAAGATTATGGAGTGCGTCCACTACTAGATTGTCTCATAAAAGAAGCCCCTGATCCCAGTATAACCGCCGAAAGGAGAGGATTAGAAACTGTTACCCATAGTCCTGTTATTGCTCAGGTGTTAAAAACTTATTACAGTACCCAAGGAGGAAGGTTATCTTTAGTGCGGGTGTGGCAAGGAAAAATTACAGATGGTATGACTCTTAATGGGGTCAGAGTGGGCGGTATTTACCGTTTAATGGGAGGACAACAAAAATCTCAAAATATAGCAGAAGTGGGAGAAATCGTTGCTCTAGCAAGGTTAGAAGGGATAAAAACAGGGGATACCCTCACTGATTCTGACAAAGAAATCAAGCCCTTACCAAAAGCGAATTTAATTCCTCCTGTATATGCCCAAGCAGTGACAGCAGAACATCGTCGGGATGAAGTGAAAATTTCAGGTGCGATCGCAAAAATCTTAGAAGAAGATCCCTCTCTCAAATGGGAACAAGACGAAAACACCCATGAAGTAATACTTTGGGGACAAGGAGCAATTCATTTACAGGTAACACTAGAGCGATTAAGCAATAAATATAACCTGTCTATGGTGGCACAAAATCCCAAAATTCCCTACAAGGAAACTATCCGCAAATCCACGCAAATTCACGGACGTTACAAGCATCAAAGTGGAGGTCATGGGGCATTTGGAGATGTTTACTTAGACATCAAACCTCTAGCAAGGGGCGAAGGTTTTCAATTCCATGAAACCATTGTCGGAGGAGTTGTTCCTAAACAGTATATTCCGGGGGTAGAAACAGGAGTTAGAGAATATTTACAACAAGGTCCTTTAGGTTATCCTGTGGTGGATGTGGATGTAACCCTTACCGATGGCTCTTATCACTCTGTAGATAGTTCTGAACAGGCTTTTAAACAAGCCGCCCGTATTGCCATGACAGAGGGAATTGTACAATGTGATCCTATTTTACTTGAACCTGTTTTATTGGTGGACATTTTCACTCCCAATGAATTTACATCAAAAGTTTTGCAACTGGTTTCTGCCCATCGGGGACAAATTCTTGGTTATGACGGTGTGGGAGATTGGAAAAACTGGGATCAAGTCAATGCTTATCTTCCCCAAGGAGAAATGCAAGATTTTATTATTGAATTGCGATCGCTTTCTTTGGGAGTAGGCTTTTTTAACTGGCAATATGACCACTTAGAAATAGTCCCTGACAAGGTTTCTCATCAAGTCTTAGCGGCTTAA